The Candidatus Limnocylindrales bacterium genome has a segment encoding these proteins:
- a CDS encoding ABC transporter ATP-binding protein, translated as MEAIKISRLTKTFGDLRAVDDLTLGVSQGEIFGLVGPDGAGKTTTLRLLTAILSPTSGDAWIMGKHIVREAEALKEEIGYLSQRFGLYPDLTVMENIHFYADIYGVPRRSRDSKIDRLLSFSNLTPFKNRLAGNLSGGMKQKLGLICALIHTPKVLFLDEPTNGVDPLSRRDFWRILYQLLREKVTIFISTAYLDEAERCNRVGLIHKGRLLACGTPLEVKKLMQGTILEVRPSEPHKATTLLRQRFGADLVSLFGDRVHVITQEPDRTLVQVEGILTEAGLKVLDTQSTEPTLEDVFISVLARDKG; from the coding sequence ATGGAAGCTATTAAGATCAGCCGTCTTACAAAGACCTTTGGGGACCTACGAGCGGTTGATGACCTTACTCTTGGTGTATCTCAAGGAGAAATCTTCGGACTTGTGGGCCCGGACGGGGCCGGGAAGACCACTACCCTGCGACTCCTCACGGCGATTCTGAGTCCTACTTCGGGAGATGCCTGGATAATGGGCAAACATATCGTTCGGGAAGCAGAAGCTCTTAAGGAAGAGATCGGTTACCTGAGCCAGCGCTTTGGACTCTACCCGGACCTGACGGTAATGGAAAATATCCATTTCTATGCAGATATCTATGGTGTACCACGCAGGAGTCGAGACTCAAAGATTGATAGGTTACTCTCTTTCAGTAATTTAACCCCTTTCAAAAACCGTCTGGCAGGAAATTTATCCGGTGGAATGAAGCAAAAGCTTGGCCTGATTTGTGCGCTGATCCATACCCCAAAGGTACTCTTCCTGGATGAGCCGACCAACGGGGTGGATCCCCTTTCACGCCGGGACTTCTGGCGCATCCTGTATCAACTACTTCGTGAGAAAGTTACCATCTTTATTTCCACCGCTTATCTCGATGAAGCCGAGCGCTGCAATCGGGTGGGTCTCATCCATAAAGGCAGGCTTCTTGCCTGTGGAACCCCCCTGGAGGTGAAGAAGTTGATGCAGGGAACCATCCTGGAGGTTCGCCCCTCAGAGCCCCACAAAGCTACAACTCTCCTGCGCCAACGGTTTGGAGCCGACCTGGTAAGCCTGTTCGGTGATCGTGTTCACGTTATAACTCAGGAGCCAGACCGGACCCTGGTTCAGGTGGAAGGAATCCTCACCGAGGCTGGTCTTAAAGTCCTGGACACGCAATCTACCGAACCGACGCTTGAGGATGTGTTTATCTCGGTTCTTGCCAGGGATAAAGGGTGA